One part of the Thermodesulfovibrionales bacterium genome encodes these proteins:
- a CDS encoding class I SAM-dependent methyltransferase has protein sequence MSNRVCPWWLGYLLASPLRRLLQDPEAVVRPYVGEGVRVLDVGCGMGFFSLPLAGLVGETGRVFCVDLQEKMIRGLMRRAKKAGLNGRIDARVCGHDSLGVDDLAGTIDFALLFALVHEVPDKRRLFSEVHATMRPSKPLLLAEPRGHVSGPDFEKTVSIAQSAGFEVLRELDIRRSRAVLLRSRNRPADS, from the coding sequence TTGAGCAACAGGGTATGCCCGTGGTGGCTCGGTTATCTCCTGGCGAGCCCCTTGAGACGTCTGTTGCAGGACCCGGAGGCGGTCGTGAGGCCTTACGTGGGGGAAGGGGTGCGTGTCCTCGATGTCGGCTGCGGCATGGGATTTTTTTCTCTGCCTCTCGCCGGCCTCGTCGGCGAGACAGGCAGAGTCTTCTGCGTCGATTTACAGGAGAAGATGATAAGGGGCCTCATGCGGAGGGCGAAGAAGGCTGGCTTGAACGGAAGGATCGACGCGCGGGTATGCGGTCATGACTCTCTCGGCGTGGATGACCTCGCCGGCACCATCGATTTCGCGCTGCTCTTCGCCCTTGTTCATGAGGTGCCCGACAAGAGGAGGCTCTTTTCCGAAGTGCACGCGACGATGAGGCCGTCCAAACCGTTGTTATTGGCGGAGCCGAGGGGACACGTGTCCGGTCCGGATTTTGAGAAGACCGTTTCGATTGCGCAGAGTGCCGGATTTGAAGTTCTCCGTGAGTTGGATATACGGAGGAGTCGCGCCGTCCTGCTCCGATCACGGAATCGTCCCGCGGACTCATGA